The region ACAAAGTGCACCGGATCATGTGCATCCTGATAACCAGAGGCCCCTTGCCATGCCACCATCTCTAGGAAAccagcaatttatgccaagctCGGTTCCTGCAGGTATCTTTCCAGGGTCCATTCCTATTGGCTCTTCTGTTCTACCGGTCGGTCAACAACCTGCACCACATTCATTGCAAGCACCTTCTACGAATGTTGGTGAAAAGTTGCCACCTTATCCTTTATTCCCACCCGGTCTTATTCCTGGGATGGTAAGAAAGATGCAGATCGGCAGTGGAGTGCCTTATTCTCCTTTGAGTCCCTTGGATATCCCAACAGTTATACCTCCATCCAATGTATCCCCATCAGAAATTCTAGATAGAGTGTCAAAATActttaaagagattggagaggTGAACCCGATTGAGGAATCTCTAAACTCTCATTtagaagatgaagatgatgaataCGAGAGAGATCCTCCTGTTCGTAAGGGAGGAGCTTGCATCCCTCCACCCCCAAATTTGCAGGTTGACCCAGAGACTGGAACTTGTGCTGACGGAAGTTTTGAGCGGAAACCAGGATCCACTAGCTCAGGAAGACTGGGACTTGGGGCGGCAGCTGACCCCAACGAGGCAAGTCAATATGATGATGTTTACACATCTTACAGAAAACAGCGAAGTACTAACTACCATACATCCATGAGTGCTAAAGCCGCTACAAAGTGAAGTCTGCGGATATGTCTCACCGTGTTAATCAAGGGTAACACCACAACTTGATATGCGAGATAAAATTTTGTTCTAGTGGAATGTACGAAAGGGTGCTGTAATCTCTCAAACCAGGAAGTGGAGTGTAATTAGAATGGGGAACCTATTGTTAATCATTTTATCCCATAGTGAATCAAGCTGCTGGGAACAAATGTGGGTTTCAGCAGAGGCTTTGAAAGCATAAATTGGAAAGCAGTGGGGGATTAGAATCCATTTGCGAATGACAAAATCACCTGACATGCAAACATTCTATAATTTGTCTGTATGCTTGTGGGCATCATGTGCTCTTTCGATTTGTCAAAGTTTGATCCTTTTATTTGTTGGAACTTAATTTGCAGAACACGTTAATGTgaagaaaaaaagataaaatttgatCTTGTATATTGTCGAATTGTATGATTTTTTCTGCAGAACAAATTACTGTGAAGACTAGTAAGAGAGAATGAAAAATAATAGGCGAGTGCCACATAATGGGTTAATTTGTGGAATAACAAAGCAATTGATAATGCCGTTTGATAGTAGAAGATGCCACTCCTTGAACTTTTATGTTGCTTATTTTCTTACTATATATATACAtcatgaagatgaagatgaaggaAACCAACTACTTGAGACACAAAAATGGAGAATGCACTTCCGTTCGCCGTCCTTGTCGTTACTCTTACAATCACCTACCTCATCTTCAAATATTCCAATGCCTCCTTGAGCGGGAAGAATCTACCTCCTGGCAACACGGGCTGGCCGGTCATTGGTGAAAGCTTGGAGTTTCTGAGCACGGGGCGACAGGGTCATCCAGAGAAGTTCCTGTTTGACAGAATGAAGAGGTACTCGAGTAAGGTGTTCAAGACATCATTGCTGTGCGAGCCAGCAGCAGTGATCTGCGGGGCTGCAGGGCACAAGTTCATTTTCTCCAATGAGAATAAGCTGGTGACCTCGTGGTGGCCTAACTCAGTCAACAAAATCTTCCCTTCTTCACTGCAGACCTCATCTCAGGAGGAATCCAAGAGAATGAGAAAGCTCCTCCCCCAATTCCTGAAACCTGAAGCTCTCCAGCGATACATAGGGATCATGGATAATATTGCACAGAGGCATTTTGCTTTCTATTGGGACAACAAAAACCAAGTCACGGTTTTCCCTCTTGCTAAGATGTACACTTTCTGGTTAGCCTGTCGTTTGTTCCTCAGCATGGACGATCGGGAGGAAGTAGAGAGGTTCGCCAAGCCTTTTGATGCCCTGGCTGCAGGGATTATATCCATACCTATCGATTTTCCAGGGACATCCTTCAACCGAGGCATCAAAGCATCAAATTTGGTGAGGAAGGAGCTGATCAAGAAGATCAAACAGAGGAAGATTGAGATGGCTGAGGATAAAGCATCCGGCACCAAGGATATACTGTCTCACATGCTAACCGCAGTAGACGACAAAGGGGAGTACATGAACGAAATGGATGTAGCAGATAAGATTCTCGGGTTGCTGGTCGGAGGCCACGACACAGCCAGTGCTGCCATAACCTTTGTTGTCAAGTATCTAGCAGAGTTGCCGGAAGTCTACGATAAGGTGTTAGAAGGTAAATGAATGAACAGAATACTCCCAAGCTAGCTTTCCTCTATAATTAACCAAATAATTAACCAACATACATGATGCATAGTTACACACACTCACTCTAATTAATGTATAAATGATTTCGCGGCAGAACAAATGGAAATTGCAAAAGCTAAAGGAGAAGGAGAGGTATTGAATTGGGAAGACGTACAAAAGATGAGATATTCATGGAACGTGGCCAGTGAAGTGATGAGACTTGCTCCTCCTTTACAAGGAGGCTTTAGGGAGGCCATTGCAGACTTCACCTACGCAGGTTTCGATATTCCCAAAGGATGGAAGGTATATATTTCCCTTCATTAATACTTAATTTTGACGCTCACGTTTTCTACATACCTAATTGAACCTCAATGATCAGCTCTACTGGGGTGCCAACTCCACCCACAGAGACCCCGAGTGTTTCCCAGAACCAGAGAAATTCGACCCCTCAAGGTTTGATGGCAAAGGACCTGCTCCTTACACCTTCGTTCCTTTTGGAGGCGGACCTAGAATGTGCCCGGGAAAAGAATATGCTAGACTTGAGATCCTGGTTTTCATGCACAACATTGTCAAGAAGTTCAGGTGGGAGAAGCTGCTTCCTCATGAGAAGATCATTGTGGATCCGCTTCCCATTCCTGCTCAAGGCCTTCCCGTTGCCCTCCATCCCCACAACTCCACCTGATCTTTTACATCAATCACATTGTTGTTTCTTATTTTTGAAGATTATCAATGAAATTAAGCGCTCACCTTTGCTCTAtctccaaacatttctcatacAAGTATAAGCGCATACATAGCGTAGAGGAAATGCATGAGCAAAAGCATAATCACATTCTCTTTGTTGTTTCTTTTTTGGCAATAAAAGTGGCGACACTTTTGATCCAGATAGGGAATCGCATATCTTatataaaacaagaaaaatcaaCAACAATGTAGATTGCAGGCCAAATATATTAGCTACAGAGTTAGATATAAATGCTCTGgcaactgctagaactaggaaACAACCTTCAGCGTTGCTACACAATACAATTGACAACCCAAAAACCAGCAGTCTAAATGGTTAACTTCTCCCTATTTTGAAAAACGTAGGCAACAAAAGAAAAACTGATACATACACAAACACATAAGTCATACTGCTCCAGTTTATATTTTTCAggtttggtttcatttcgtaTCATCTTTGTCTTATATTCTGAGTCAATCAACTGTCATGGGTTGGGTCATACAACATCTGAAGCGCGCCTTACGCACAGTCGTCATAATCTCAGTCTCAGCATTCTCCAGCATCCTGACGATATCACTGAAAGGAGGGCGAACTTCAGGATTGGTATCCCAGCACCGTGTCATGATCTCACTCAACACAGGTAGACAATCATTTGGGATGACAGGCCTCACACCCTTATTAACCACAGCAAATGCGGCCTGCACTGCTGTCATGTTCTGAAAGGGAAGCAAGCCTGTTATCAGTTCCCAAAGAACAATCCCAAAGCTATAAACATCCACTTTTTGGGTATAGGGTCTATGCTGTATCATCTCTCTGCATGAATAGGCAAAGGCAAACATGAAACAAAATGGTTACGACACAATATACTAACACACCTGCTAAATGAACCAACTGCTACAGAAACCAACAGAGTACCAAAAGGCTAACATTACCGAATACTAACACTGAACAGAGAGCAAACATCAccaaaaattaacatataaatcaaAGTTAGCATAGCAAAAGGACAGATTTATCTTCCATTCTAGTCTAGATCTTTTTATTCCCCAAACTGATTCAAAACACTGAGAAATCAAATCAGCATTATGACATAGTAACAAAATAGTAACtcaaaaatatgaaacacttgGCAGCCAATAATTTGATTGAAGGCAGGGAAAATGGGGCAACAATGTTATGCTGATTCGAGTATTTGCATGGCCACAAATCAATGTACCTCTTAGTACAAGTAGAAAGCTCCTGATTTTGTAAAACACAATTCTAGAGCTTCACAGATGCCTATCTGGCTTTCGGGATTCTCCatcaaaaattgaaagaaaaaaatgaaactgaGGAAGTTCCTGATGCACACATCATACATGGATTATCACACCTCTCTAATGAGATATGTGCCGCAAGATAGCCAACCCAAAATTTCTGGTTTGACCTAAGTTCCCCAATCCCAAACATTAATTAATCAAAGATTCTAATCGGCTAAAGTAGAGCTCCACATCTAATACAACTTTATACACTGAAAAATAGAAGAGACGTAACCCAACAAAGTTGAAATAAACAAAACagataaaagaaatgaaaaaacaaaaaggcATAACTAAGGTTTATCATTCTTCCTTGGAGAAGAATTATGTTTAAAATGGTGTAAATCTTGAGCAAATACAAGTGACAGACAGGAGAGATAAAGGGAAATGACCTAAATGTAAACCGTTCTCTAAAAATAATTGACATGGAATGCCCAATAACAAATTGAAAGatcaaaaaaataacaaaagaaaactagaaacaataaaaacaaataactcATAAAACCGCGCTTTATGGCATTCCTGAATCAAAGCATGTAGATCAGTCTGATacattaaatagaaaatcaaagaATCAGTTTCTCcagacaaaaatattaaatctatAATAGTGCTCCTTCCTATTGCACAAAGAAAGTTGTTTCAGAACAGTTACATAATTACTCGTATGAATCCTAGATGTCGAGAAAAAAAACTAATTGGATGTCTAGAAAAGGCTTCAGTTTCTCTTTAAATATATTCCAGCAACCACCGCTGGGACAATGCAGAAACAATGAAGTCCAGGATATTGAGAAGATCTCGAGCATTAAGATTTCTACTTCAAAAGGTCAGTAGCTGTGATTTTCAACACACTAGTGAACAAGATTCtgtatttttccttattttatttaatttcatccTATTTGCACATAGtagttttgactttatcatatattcaaatttttgttttgtttttgcgATGCCTTTCCATCTCCTCCCACACCTTCCCCAATTCCCTCTCCTACATATTCCTTATATCACCACCCCTCCACCCTTCTTCTCCAGATGTTCCTTAAACACCATATCTTGTGATGATGTCCTCGGTGTTATTACCAGTGCTTTCCTCACTTGCAAAGATTCCTACTGCCACATTGTTATCTCATGCCAAAATTATCACACCTCCAAGTCCTCCTATGTGGAAAATAATTGACCAAGATCAACCATAAGCATCTCTACCATTATAAAGGTATTCGCTTTTACAGGTTGTAGCATTTAAGATATTGGAGAAATAAAGCTGCTTCTTTGGAGATATGCATGTCTTGGGTTCAAGGCATGGGAATGTACCACCCCTTTACCTACCCTTCCAAATAGTCTGGGAGCACTTAGTGCACCAGCTGAGCCCTTCGAGTGTTCAAGGGGAAAACAGATCAGGCAGTTCTGATTTCTTTTCTTGATGAGCAATAAAGGTCAGTGGAGATGCAGATATCAGATGCTATAaactaaatcttttaaattataAGGAACTGATATGAACTTATGATAAGTTTCTTAGTTCAAAAGCAAGTACTTCGACCTGCCAGACACATCAAAAGAAAGTACTTCCACCGCACCGTGGCATAGTATGACATCACAGATACCATGCAAGGTGTCCTTGTACAGCTATGGCTTGGCTACATGCCAAGAAGCTGCTTCTCGTAGCTAGAGGAGGTCCATCGGATGCTCTAACATCTATAGCATTCTTGAAACAATTCTCCATAGTTTTCCTTCTTTTTTCTTCCAGCACAACCTATTTAATTTCAAGACTAGTATCATCTCTCTCCAAGTTAAATTTCATCAAATGATGAAGTTACAAGAGAacccattaaaaaaaatttaaatataaaaattaatataaaggaACATAAGATAACATTGTTGAATCTGATCCCTGTTTATCTTGAGTTTGTAACTTCACAAGGAGATTTACCTTCCCTATGCCCACTCATCTCCCAAACAAGTGACCATCGGTCACCTCCTCAATCTTCCTATATTTCTAATGCTTCTGATAACAAAATCGAGACAAATGTACGAGTTCTGCACACAAGCAGGATACGCACAAGAACATGGACTACATCTTCCTTAGCTTCCTCTCTTTTAACTTGAGTAACAGCtccaaaagataataaaaacaatcaaaaattaCCAAAGAACCTAAAATTTGCTAACTATCATGTTGAACCACATTTATGAGACAGAAAAACGTAATGGGCATAGAAATATAAGAAACATCTCAAGGACTTAGCGAaaggaaaatttaaaaggtCCCAACTGGAAACAAAGAACTCATACTAGAATGACACAAAAGAGAGAAATCAAAATGCATGAATGGGTTTAGAGCCTTACGGAGCCATCCATCGATATGTCCCTGTTTCAGGCGTCATTCCCTCAGTCTGCACCTCAATCCGTGCAACACCAAAATCTGCAATTTTTATCGACTTATCAGCAGAAATTAGAAGGTTATCTGACTTTAAATCTCGATGTATAAAACCAAGC is a window of Mercurialis annua linkage group LG2, ddMerAnnu1.2, whole genome shotgun sequence DNA encoding:
- the LOC126668978 gene encoding beta-amyrin 28-monooxygenase-like; protein product: MENALPFAVLVVTLTITYLIFKYSNASLSGKNLPPGNTGWPVIGESLEFLSTGRQGHPEKFLFDRMKRYSSKVFKTSLLCEPAAVICGAAGHKFIFSNENKLVTSWWPNSVNKIFPSSLQTSSQEESKRMRKLLPQFLKPEALQRYIGIMDNIAQRHFAFYWDNKNQVTVFPLAKMYTFWLACRLFLSMDDREEVERFAKPFDALAAGIISIPIDFPGTSFNRGIKASNLVRKELIKKIKQRKIEMAEDKASGTKDILSHMLTAVDDKGEYMNEMDVADKILGLLVGGHDTASAAITFVVKYLAELPEVYDKVLEEQMEIAKAKGEGEVLNWEDVQKMRYSWNVASEVMRLAPPLQGGFREAIADFTYAGFDIPKGWKLYWGANSTHRDPECFPEPEKFDPSRFDGKGPAPYTFVPFGGGPRMCPGKEYARLEILVFMHNIVKKFRWEKLLPHEKIIVDPLPIPAQGLPVALHPHNST